From Scytonema millei VB511283:
TACCAGGCGAAACGCGAGAAGAAATTTTAATTTCCTGCCATACTTGCCATCCATCTTTATGTAACGATAATCTTTCCGGTATATCGTTAGCTACATTGTTAGCCAAACATCTCGGTCAGATTCAGCAACGAAGATACTCTTATAGATTTCTGTTTATTCCAGGTACAATTGGTTCCGTGACTTGGCTAGCTTTAAACGAGCAAAATGTCAATAAAATTGCTCACGGCTTAGTTGTTACTGGTGTAGGTGACGCAGGAAAATATACTTATAAAAGAAGTCGTCGGGGTGACACGCAGATAGATCGAGCTGCAATCCACGTCATGCAACACTCTGGCTCGGAATATCAAGTTATTGACTTTTTTCCCTACGGCTATGACGAACGGCAATATTGTTCTCCCGGGTTTAATTTGGCTGTAGGTTGCTTCATGCGATCCTCCCACGGTCAGTATTCTGAATATCATACTTCCGCAGATAATTTGAGCTTCGTGCAACCTGAGTATTTAGGGGACTCCTTTGCCAAATTTTTGTCGATTTTGCACTTATTAGAAAATAATCGCACTTACTTAAATCAAAATCCTAAATGCGAACCACGCCTGGGTAAAAGAGGACTGTACAGAGCTGTAGGCGGTCATGCAGAAGAACAAGTGAATGAGCTAGCTTTGTTATGGGTTCTCAATTTATCGGATGGCGAATATAGTTTATTGGACATAGCCGAGCGATCGCAACTCAGTTTTGATGTCATTAAGCAAGCAGCAGACGCTCTAGCAGGCTGCGAGCTGTTGAAAGCTAAGCCAGAACCAGCTATGAAAGCATAAAGAATTCTCGTAAAATACACCTATATATAGATGAGTCAATCTGACTACGATCTAGACTATGACAAAGAAGATGAATCTATTGCCCAAATAGTTGAAGTTAAAATGAGTGATGCGCTGGCGGAATTAGCGGGAAAGAGAGTTTTAGTTACAGGTGCGAGTGGATTTTTGGGTTCTCATTTGTGCGATCGCCTATGTCAAAATGGTGCGGAAGTTCATGCTATTTCTCGCACAGAACGCACGACAGACAATGAGTTGCTGTATTGGTGGCAAGGCAATGTGGAAGATGTGGAAGTCGTGCAAAACCTATTTCAGAAAATTCAACCCCAGATTGTCTTTCATTTATCTGGACTGATTACTGGTGTTGCTGGTTTAGAGTTGGTATTGCCCACATTTCACAGCTTAGTAGTGAGTACTGTCAATATCTTGACAGTTGCGACTCAAAGGCAGTGCGATCGCGTCGTCACGATCGGATCGTTAGAGGAACCAGAACCAAAACAAGGTGAAATTGCGCCAATTTCACCCTATTCTGCTGCTAAGTGGGCTAGTGTCGCTTACAGCCGCATGTTTCACCATCTCTACCAAACACCTGTCGTTCTCGTACGTCCGTTTATGACCTACGGACCCAGGCAACCCATTCATAAAATTATTCCTGCCGTTACCCTATCTCTACTTCAAGGCGAAGCTCCCAAACTAGCCAGTGGTAGGCGAGAAGTTGACTGGATTTACGTTGATGATGTGATCGACGGTATGCTAGCGGCAGCAAGAGTACCTGGGGTTGAAGGACATACCTTCGATCTGGGGTCGGGCAATTTAGTTTCTATTCGTTCGCTGGTAGAACAACTGACGCAAATAATTAACCCACAAATAGAACCTTTATTTGGTGCTTTACCCGACCGACCAGTAGAAAAAGTGCGAGTAGCAAACATAGCTTTGACTTCAGATAAATTAGGCTGGCAGCCTAAAATGTCTTTAGAAGCAGGTTTAGTTTCTACAGTTAATTGGTTTCGTCAGCAGTTAAAAGCTGAGCGTACTTAAAGCGTTCTTAGTTTTATGCTTTTGGACTAATTTGTCCAATGATAAATTTATGCCAATTGCTTTAGTCTTAATTAGTTATAGCGCGTACAAGTTGTAATAGTTGTAATTCTGAGTTTGAAACAAGCGATTGATAAATATGGTTAATAAAAAATATGACTAGTAAGCAAAGAGTACAAGAAATCATCAACAGAATAAAAGTTATCGTCGGCTTGCACCTAAGAAATCTAACTTCTTATTTGTTGTTTTTATGGATTGTGGTGGGGAAAAGCAAACCTCTAACGCTTAGCCAGAAATCGGCGATCGTTTTTGCGCCTCACCAAGATGATGAAACTTTAGGCTGTGGTGGCGCGATCGCCCTCAAACGCCAGCAGGGAATCCCAGTGAAAGTGGTGTTTATGACTGACGGACGCTATGGTTTCCTCGATCGCAAGGAAACAACAGAAGTTATTAACTTCCGTAAAAAAGAAGCCATAATTGCGCTTAATGCTCTTGGAGTTGCGGATTCAGAGATTATTTTTCTCGACCAAATCGACGGCACTTTGGCGAACTCGATCGGTGAATCACGCCAAAACTTAGTCGAGCAGATCGTTCAATTGTTACAACAAACTGCACCAGGGGAAGTGTACGTTCCTCATCGCAAAGATTTTCACGCCGATCACGAAGCAACTTACGATCTAGTCCGTACGGCGATCGCCCAGTCTGGAATGCAGATAGAGCTACTACAATATCCCATTTGGATCTTCTGGCAAAATCCTCTGTCATTTCAACTTCAAGGGAGAGATCTCGACGGCGCTTATCGACTATCGATTAATTCCGTTCGCGATCGAAAACATCAAGCTATAGAAACTTATCAATCACAGATTCCCGGTCTCAGTCGTGGTTTCTTACAACGGTTTTTTTCGCCATACGAATTATTCTTCAAAGAATAAAGTCATTTCGACTTTACAGTTACAAGTTATTAAGAACAGATAATGTTCGCGGTAAATTAAAATAGTAGCCTGAATGTTCGCAGTAAACTAAAATAACAACTTTGTTTTTAGTTAAAAACAAAGTTCAAATGTATAGATATCTAAGTATAGATAGCAACAGAACAGTCATGATTGCTAATTTTTTGCATCGTCTAGGGTACTACTTCAATTTTATTGTTGGTAAAATTAGAGGTCGAATTAATCGTATTAAAGTTGCTTCTTTCAAGCCAGAAGGCATTGCCAAAGGAAACGCTCTAATTTCATATAACCTCGATCCATTTCTCGCCAAATCTTCTGAAGCAGTTTGCAATAAGCACACCCATCATTGGGAAACTGTGGAGATGGTAAAAATCTTGTTAGATTTAGGTTATTGCGTTGACGTTATTACCCTATTTAACGATTTATTCATACCCAAAAAAAAATATTCTATCGTACTCGATAGTCGGCACAATTTAGAAAGATTAGCTCCATTACTCGATCGGGACTGTATCAGAATTTTGTACGCCGATACAGCCCATATCATATTTCATAATGCGGCGGAATGCAATCGATTATATGCCTTGCAACAAAGAAGAGGTGTAACTTTACGCAATAACAGGTTTGAGCTACCGAATAAAGGAGTTGAGTACGCAGACTGTACTATTGTTTTAGGAAATGAATTTACGATTAATACCTTTAAATATGCTCGCAAACCGATATATCGCGTGCCAATTTCGACAACTGAACTTTACCCGTTTCCAGAAGAAAAAGATTTTGCTACCAGCAGCAAGCGGTTTTTATGGTTTGGTAGTAATGGAGCAGTTCATAAAGGGTTAGATCTGGTTTTAGAAGCTTTTGCAGAAATGCCAGATTACCACTTAACTATTTGCGGTCCAGTGAGCAAAGAGCTAGATTTTGAAAAAGCCTTTTATCAAGAACTTTATCACACTCCTAACATTCATACTTATGGATGGATCGATGTTAGTAGTACTGACTTTGTAAAAATTGCTAATTCTTGTCTCGGCATTATTTATCCTTCGTGTTCTGAGGGTGGTGGCGGTTGTGTAATTACCTGTATGCACGCTGGTTTAATCCCAATTGTGACTTACGAAGCTAGTGTAGATGTCAAAGATGATTATGGAGTGATTTTAAAAGAAGCTTCCATAGCAGAAATTAAAAAAGAGATTCAGAAAATCTCTAGTCTACCTCCAGCCGACTTAAAGGCAATGGCACGGCGATCGTGGGAATTTGTGAGGGCAAATCATACACGGGAGAAGTACTCTCAGGAATATCGTAGGGTGATAACAGAAATTATTGATATTTTTGGAAAAACAAAGGATTTAAATTAGTTGGAAACTGCTACTTGCTCTATTTCAACTAGCTTTCAAGGTATTGAAATAATATAGGACTCAGATTAAATTTTTGAAATCTACGTAGGATGCGTTACGCCAAAGGCTTATGTTTGAGTGAGGAAGCCGAACCACGTTGAAATAGCAAATAATTCTCAATAAATCGAAAATTTCCCAAGCGATCGTAGGTTGTCATTTTAGACGGCATAAGCGGGCGATTTTTGCAGTGAGGATAGTTATAGAGTTTGTATAACTGACATAACTCATGCTCATCGCGAGCGCAAAAATCTCAAGGGCAAAATAGCTAGACTTTAGATGCACCCTATCTTACCGAGAAAAACTACGACTTTGTGAAGAGGTAAACGGATTGTCATACAATTAAAATTGGTGAGCGATTCGTAATTGATTTATGGTTGTGTAGTTAATGCTGGTCTTTTCTAGAACATCTGTCATATTAAGCAATCGAGATTCTTGTTCTTCTCAGGAGCAATTGTTTTGAGCAGAGTAACTTTGGAGAATATGGAAAAATTCTTCGATTTTATTTCAGGCATCTGCTATATTGCGAAGGAGAATGGGATTATACCTGAGAATTTTGCGCTAGAGAGATGGGCAATCGCATCTGTATAATCCGCTTATACCGACTTTATACCGATTGAGAGGCTGAAATTGACTATGAATGCTGACTTGCTTGACGCGATCGCCAATTCCGAAGCTTGGTGCGCCCGTAAGCAACATCGGTTACATAATTTCTCAAGTAAGAAACATCTCGCTCTCTCAAGAAACATGACATGCAAATGACTCATTAGCTTTGGTTGACAATGCTAAGTTTTCCCATGCTAGGTTGGATTGCGCCACACTAGCTTGTAAGTGCCGAAAAGTGACGGCAGCAGGCGTAAAGGCTCTCGCTAGAGCGTAATGTTAATTGTTAATTTGGTCATGGGCTTAGATGATATCAGATCGTTTGCCAAAACAAGATAACTCTGTAGCTACACCTGCACGTATTGACTGCGTTGGTATGGGGTGGTTTCCGCACGCGCCAGGAGGACTAGACCGCTACGTATACGAACTAACGCATCATCTAGCTGCGGCAGGCGATCGCGTTACCCTATATGGTCTGGGTTTGCCAATACTAGATAACTCAGCAGTAGAGTTAGTCAATTTAGCTGCACCCGACCGTCCCCTCTGGCAGCGATTATGGTCAACTCGTTGTAACTTTGCCGAGCGGCAATTGCAGCAGCCAGACGCAATTAACCTGAATTTTGCTCTGTACAGTTTGCCGTTATTGCAGAGTTTACCGAAGGGCGTACCAATAACCTTCACTTTCCACGGTCCTTGGGCATTAGAAAGCGCTCAGGAAGGCGGCGGTCAACTGAGCGTGTTGCTAAAACAGCACTTGGTAGAAAAAACGGTTTATCGTCGTTGCGATCGCTTTATCGTTCTCAGCCGTGCCTTTGGCGAGATTTTGCATCAAACATATCAAGTTCCGTGGCACAAAATTAATGTCATTCCAGGTGGGGTTGACTTACAACGCTTCCAGCCCAACTTATCGCGGCAACAAGCTCGGACTCATTTAAACTTTCCTTCAGACCGATTGATTCTATTCGCGCCCCGTCGCTTAGTTCACCGCATGGGTTTAGACAAGTTACTGCAAGCCCTGGCACAAATTAAGCCAAAAATTCCTGATGTCTGGTTGGCTATAGCTGGTAAAGGACCGCTCAAACCAGTTTTAGAACAACAAGTGGCAGAGATGGAACTGCAAGAACACGTAAAATTTCTAGGTTTTTTACCAGACGAGCAATTACCGATCGCTTACCAAGCAGCAGATCTTTGTGTCATGCCCAGCCAATCATTGGAAGGTTTTGGTTTAACAGTTTTAGAATCTCTTGCTTGCGGTACTCCCGTGTTATGCACTCCTATAGGCGGAATGCCAGAAATTTTAGCTCCCTTTTCACCAGAATTAATTGCTGATACAAGCGAGGCAACTGCGATCGCTCGGAGATTGGCAGAATTACTGACCGATCCAAGTTCGTTACCTTCTAGAGATGCTTGTCGGCAATATGCTGCAACTCATTTTGATTGGCAGAAGATCGTATTACAAGTGCGCCAAGTCTTGTTAAGATAATGTGCCAATTATTCAACCTCAAATTTTTAAGTCCTGTTCTAGGAAAGTTAGTCCTTGCTAATCGAAAGGATTAGTGGTACTGCGTAGGCTTTATATATTTTTTATAAAAGTTTTATATAGTTCGAGTATTGACTGTAAAGAAACAGTGAAAGCTGGCTAATATCGTGGTTGTTTTAGGGGATTTTGCATAACATAAGTATAAATTTGCTCAATCATTTCCGAAATCACGTAAGTCCAACTTGTCATCTTTATTTAAGACATACAAATCTAAAACTTTTTAATTGCCATTTTACACAAGTTGAGGTCATACTCTTGAAAATACTTGGACGGATTGATTTGTAAGTCAGTTCACCTGTAAGCAAATAAATATCTCTATTAGAGATGCCAATTTGCATTTAATTCTGGACTCATCCCTGCTTGGGGAATTGAAACACCATAGCCGTTACATGTCAACATCTAAAGCTGGAACTATGCCTAATAGCTCTACTATCGAGCGAGAGCGCCAAGCTAATCAAATTTTGCGCTACAAACTGAGGTGGCGACAACAATATCTAGTTGTCAATTTAGCATCAACAACAAGAAAAATGTATCATTCCGTGCTTGACAGTCAGGCATGGTTGGTAGATCGTTTAAAGCTGTCATCGTTAAAGGGAGTTTGCCTCGATCCTGCACTTGGGGAGGCAGAGATCGAACTATGGGCTGAGGCGTGCGCTCAGGCAAACAAAACAGCATTTGTGCGCTTACCAGCTCAACTGAAAAGAGCCAAGCAACGCAATGTGTTTGGTGGAAAATTGCAGGAGTTCCTCAACCGAGCGATCGCGGCTCTGTTAATTTTATTGCTCAGTCCCGTGCTACTCGCATTGCTTTGTATATCCTGCTGGCGATCGCCAAACCCATTCACCTGCGATCGGCAGTGGTACGTGAGCCAGCAAGGTAAGCTATTCAGACTATACAAATTTCAATTAATCGCAACAGCCAATTCTAAACGACGAGACAACGATGCACAGCACGAGTCAAAAAATCTGCTGGAGCGTTACGGACGCTCTCAACTCGAAGATTTGGATCGATGGCTGCGTAGATATCATTTCGATAGACTGCCGAAGCTATTCAATGCTTTGCGAGGAGAGATCGGGATTGTCGAACGACGCGATCTGACTCTGGAGCAGGTAGTAAGGCTAAGTTTAGACAAAAAACCACTTGACAAAAAGCCGCTTTTAGAAACGCGACACCAAGAACCACAGTCCGAACGCAGCATAGAAAAATTGCACTCGGTGTGAGTAAAGTACCAGCACTAAGCACCAATAGTTGTTTGTTTAGCAGTTTTTGATTTGGCAATTTTTGATTGAGGTGTTGTCAGAAAATACATAACTGAATTTTCAGTTCATCTACAATTTCGATCTGTTAGCTACTAGCTAGCAGCTAGCGCAGTTAGAAAACTAAACTCCAATAGCAACATGAGAATAGATACATTCAGATGGATTGAACCAGCTAGGATGGGAAAATCCTATTCTGAGCTGCAATACCGATCGCTTCAACAGCAAGCCATAAACCCAGATCGAGTATCGAGTACCGATGGTTTGGAGTTTGGTAAATGAAAGCAATCAGAAGTCGAGTTCAGTGGGTTTTGAACGGACGAAGCTCTACTGCTGCAACTTTGCAGACAGTCATGGCAAGGATACTCGTGCTAGCCGCCAACATGGGGACTGGAATCATTACATCTAGAGCCTTGGAGCCGCAAGGAAGAGGTGAATATAATGCGATCGCCCTTTGGCCCCAGTTTTTAGCTTACCTCTTAATGTTGGGTTTACCAGCTGCCATACAATACAACTTCAAGCGTCATCCAGAGAAAGAATCGGAACTTTTTTCAGCAGCTCTTGGATTGAGCGCGGTACTGGGTCTATTTGCCATGACGATCGGCATCGTATTCATGCCACGGTTTCTTCCACAGTACTCGGCAGATGTGATTCGCTTTGCCCAATGGTACATGATTTTAGCTCCGATCGTCCTTTTGACAGAAATTTTTTTCTCAATCCTAGAAGCAAACCAAAAGTTTACCGTTGTCAATCAACTTCGTTCCCTACAACCGTTATTTACTCTAGCTATTTTGGGCGTGTTGGCATCGACCGCGCAGCTAAGTCCTTTGACTGCCGCTCTAGCCTACAGCGTACCTGGATTGCCTCTGTTTTTCTGGATGTGGAGATATTTATGGCAGCGCTTTCGCCCCCGTTGGAAAGGGTTAGGCAGTGCCTATCGATTGTTAGTCGGTTACGGCATTCGTGCTTATGGCATGAACTTACTAGGAACTCTAGCTGAGAAGATCGATCAAGCATTAGTGGTGACTATGCTATCTCCTGCTTCGATGGGTCTGTATACGCTAGCTTTGAGTGTCTCTCGAATGCTTGGTTTATTCCACAGTTCGACGATTACCGTCTTGCTACCCAAAATTGCCGCACGTCCGATTGAAGAGGTAGTGGCTTTAACTGGACGAGCAGTCCGTGTCAGTACGGCTGTCACTGTAGTCGTTGCCCTAGCGGTTTCAATCCCAATTCCTTTTTTGATTCAATTGCTTTATGGTGACAAATTTGTCGAGGCTGTTGGTGTTTTTCGCATTCTCAGCGCAGAGATTGCGATTGGAGGCGCAGCTTGGGTTTTGGCTCAGGCTTTTATGGCTGTAGGTAGACCGGGAGCGCTAACGGTTGTAGAAGCAATCAGCGTGTTGGTGACTGTACCCCTTTTGTTAATACTCATTCCCATCTACGGATTAGAAGGTGCGGGCTGGTCATTGTTAATTTCGACTGTCTTTCGCCTAGTTTGCTTGCTTGCTGGCTACCCACTACTCTTGAAAGTACGTCCTCCTGGTTTGATTGCGACTAGAAAAGATATAGATTTTTTACGGCAGGTATTTTTACATCAGTGAGGATGGCTCAAATCATTCCCGCGATCGCGACCGATTATAAGGTATAAATTATGCTTAGTAAAAGACCCTCGACAAGAGATAAGTTGCATAACTGGAGGCATCTGAATGCAATCGACCAATTTTAGTGGCAAAGTCTATTTTTATTGCATTCCACCGGATACTCCTGAAAAAACAGGCTATCCCCACACGATGATTTGCTTGGGTGATGGATTAAAAGCTTTAGGAATAGATGCTTATGCCAATGTCAACTATTGGCGGCTAGCTCCAGATACAGAAGAGTACTTGTTTCGCCACGACCCTGAAATTACACCAGATGACTGCTCGATTGTTGTCCTCAATCAAGACTGGTTTCGAGTGGCAAATAAGCCTTTTCCACAACATTTATTTCATCCCAATCGAAAATATATTACTGTCTATCTAGACAGCGATGATGGTAGTAAAACGCACGCTTACAACCCTGAGTTTCGCCAATTTGATTTTATTTTTAAAGTTTGTTGTAATCGTTACTTCAAATATCCCGACAATGTTCGCCCTTGGGCGCAGGGAATATCCAGCCGGATGTTGAGAGAATTAGAAAACATTCCACCGATCCAGGCAAGAAAAAGACAATTGCTAGTTAATTTTAGAGAACCGCATAAAATCAAGCACTCTGTCAGGCGAATAGTTCGTAAAGAACTGCTGCCTCAAATCGATGCAGCTCTACCAGTTAATAATGTCATTGAAGGTCTGGATAACTTTTCTACAGAGCCTTATCACTACATGCATTGGTCGCAAACAGGCAGAAGACATTCGCCAGGTTATTTTCAAAGTTTAAAAGATTACGCTGCTTGCGCCTGTTTTGGTGGCTTTTTTGTCACTCCTGTACCTCGCGATCCTGCTACGGCAACAAGTCGTTTGCTCAAAAAAATTCTCAGCAAATTGGAGTGGAAATCAAATCGAATTACAGATTGGGATAACTGGCGTTACTGGGAGTCCCTTGCAGCAGGATGTGTCAGCGTGCGCGAGGATTTTGACAAGTACGGTTTTATTATCCCGGTAATGCCAGAAAACTGGCGACACTACATTGGGATCGATTTGAGCAATATCAAACTAGCTGTGGATAGAATAGCCAGCGAACCAGAAATTCTAGAAAAGATATCTATTGAAGGCAGACAGTGGGCGCTAGAAAATTACAGCCCCGTACCTACAACGTTACGCTTTCTGAATACAGTCAGCGAGAAATTATAATAATTAATAACCAGCTATGTCTACCAATATAACAGCGCCAGAATCGTTAGTTAGTGTTATTATTCCTACCTACAACCGCCCAGAATATTTAAGAAAAGCGATCGCGAGTGCGGTAAGCCAAACATATCGGAACATCGAAGTAATTGTATCTGACGATTGCAGTCCTGAAAATCCTCAAGCAATTATTGACGAGTTTCAAGATCCCCGGATTCGGTTACGTCGCAATCCACAGAACTTAGGCATTGCATTAAATGTCACGAGTGCATTTAAAGAAGCAAAAGGCAAGTATGTTGCGAGTTTAAATGATGACGATCTGTGGAATGAAGATTATTTAGCAAAACTCGTACCGTATCTCGATGCTAATCCAGAATTAGTTGTCGCTTTTTGCGATCATTACGTGATTGACTCAGAGGATAAAATCGATTATCTAAAAACTGAGGAAAATACGCGGTATTGGCAGCGATCGCGGCTGAAAGAAGGAATTTATCAACCTTTTTACGAGTTGAGTGTGGTCGATCAGTCCGTATTCATCGCCCTAGCAACTGTCATCCGTAGAGATGCGATCGATTGGGATAGCATCCCGCTGGAAGTGGGATTGTTTTGGGATCTCTACTTGGCATATCTTGCTTGTCGATCTGGTAAGGGTGCTTACTACTATCCCGAAAGATTGACGCGCTACCGCATTCACCCCCAATCAGAGACGCAAATCAGCGGCAAAAAAAACGTGCAGGCGAAGATTCGCACGGGTAAAGCAGGAATCTTTTGTTACGAGCAATTCATAGCAGACGAGCGTTTACAACATTTTCGCCCGTATTTTAGAGCCAAACTAGCACAATCTCACACGACTTTGGGAATTGGTCTGATGCGGTCTGGACAAATTGCGGCAGCACGCCCCCATTTCTGGAAAGCAATCCAATACCAACTCAACTTGCGTACTGTAGCTGCACTGACCCTGAGCTTTACGCCTGGGTCAATCGTCAAGCTATTAAAAGTTTAATCTGGTGAGTCGTGGAGTTAGCAAGTCATGATGATTTCTGTTTTGATACCTACTTATCGCCGTTCGCAAGACTTGGCACGCTGTTTAGTGGCTTTACAACAGCAAGCTCGACCGGCGGATGAGGTGCTGGTGGTCGTCCGCGATAGCGATACGGAAACTTGGCAACTACTAGCAGGATTAGACCCTCATGCTTTACCATTGCGCACTGTTAAGGTGAGCGTCCCGGGGGTAGTAGCAGCCATGAATGCAGGCGTTGATGTAGCAAAAGGAGAGATTATTGCCATTACCGATGACGATGCCGCACCTCATGCCGATTGGTTGGAGCGGATAGAAGCTCACTATTTAGCAGATGAGAAAGTGGGTGGTGTTGGCGGACGCGATCGAATGCACTACGGGGTGCAGCTCGTCGAAGGTCAATCCCACATAGTCGGTCGATTGCAATGGTTTGGACGGGCGATTGGCAACCACCATCTTGGTGTGGGAAATGCCCGTGAAGTTGACATACTTAAAGGGGTAAACTCCAGTTATCGGCGTTCGGCGATCGCTCATATCCGCTTTGACGAGCGGATGCGGGGTACGGGGGCGCAGGTACATCACGAATTGATGTTGTGTCTAACTCTAAAACGGGCTGGCTGGAAGCTGATTTACGATCCCGCAATTGTCGTCGATCACTACCTCGGGCAGCGGTTTGATGAAGATCGGCGCAACCAGTTTAATGCAATTGCTTTCAGCAACATGACATATAATGAAACCTTATCTTTGCTGGAACACTTAAGCCCTATCCGGCGAATAGCCTTCGCGATCTGGGCGCTTTTAGTAGGAACGCGAGATGCCTGGGGTTTAGTACAGTTATTGCGGTTCTTGCCGAGTCAAGGAAAATTGGCGTGGCAAAAGTGGCTTGCCTCCATGCACGGGCGCTGGCAAGCTTGGTTAACTTGGAGCAATCGCGATCGCTCCTCAGAGGTATGGGCGCAGCATTTGTAATTCGGAATTCGGAAGCGCGGAATTCGGAATTATCGATTGAGAAATCTGCCTTGGTTTAAATGCTGTCATCATGGAGATGCTACTAGGTGAACTCTAAGCAAACACTTTCAACTCCTGCTTTTGGATTGCAACCAGCGCCAGCTTGGATGGCAATTATCGGATTTGTATTGATTACAGCACTGTGCTTAGTTGCTGCTAGCGGGATCGCGCGCTATGCTGTCCCACTGAGCGCTTTTGTTGTGGGTGCGTTTCTCTATTTTCGCTATCCTGTCTTTTACGTCAGCTTTACTTGGTGGATTTGGTTTCTTACGCCGTTGCTTGCCCGCATTGTCGATTTTAAGAGCGGCTGGGATGCGCAGCGTTTGATGTTGGTAACGCCTTTTCTCGTCTCGCTGTTGAGCGGGATTACTCTCATCCGCTATTTACCTAAAGCATATCGTCAAGGCGGCTTACCCTTGATCTTGGCTTTTGTCGCCGTACTCTATGGTTTTCTAATCGGATTGGTGAAAAATTCGCCTATGGCAGCAACGCGAGCGAGCCTGGACTGGTTCACACCAATTCTGTTTGGCTTCCATCTATTTATCAATTGGCGAGATTATCCCAAACTCAGTAAGACAATTCAGCAAACTTTCCTTTGGGGCGTGCTAGTTTCCGGTGTCTATGGTGTCGTGCAATACTTAGTTGCACCAATGTGGGATCGGTTCTGGATTATTGAAACAGAATTGGTGACAAATGGCAGACCAGAACCACTTGGCATTCGCGTGTTTAGTACCATGCATTCGCCCTTTCCTTTTGCCGTGGCAATGATGGCGGGTCTGGTGTTGTTATTTAACACGAAAGGAACTTTGCGTATCCCTGCTTCTGTAGGGGGGTATTTGGCTTTTCTGCTATCGGCAGTCAGAGCGGCATGGGGCGGGTGGCTAGTGGCACTTATCACCTTGCTGACTTCTATGAAAGCACGCCTACAGCGACGATTAATTATTTCCATCTTAGTGATGTCTGTGTGCGTGATCCCATTGGCAACGATCGAGCCTTTCTCAGAAGTCATTAATACTCGCTTGCAGTCCTTTTCAGAGATTCAAAAAGATACCAGTGCTAACGATCGCGCTGCTACCTACGAGCAACAGCTCAATCTTGCCCTATCTGATTTTCTGGGTCAAGGGTTGGGAGGGATGTACGCCACTAACAGTGAAGGTCAGTTAGAACAAGTTATCCTCGACAGTGGTGTTCTCGATTTGTTCTTCACCCTGGGTTGGTTTGGTGCGATCCCCTACTTGGGGGGCATCGTTCTCATTATCTATACGCTGCTGCAAAATTCCGAACTGCGGCTGGACTCTTTTGCTAGTGCTGCCCGTGCCATTAGTATTGGCGTTCTAGTTCAAATGCCACTGGGAAATACCATAGTTTCGCTCGCGGGTATGGTTTTTTGGTGCTTTGTGGCTATGTGTTTGGCAGCACGTAACTACTACCAGCAACAGAAGTGGTTGCAGTCAACGAATATGGCAGGGAGCAGGGAGCAGTGAACAGTTATCAGTGAACAGTTATCAGTGA
This genomic window contains:
- a CDS encoding DUF4910 domain-containing protein — translated: MIQVSPSIHNLSYLRKSLNSDDIGRQIYQMISRLYPICRSITGNGVRETLKIIQEHIPLEIAEIPTGTEVFDWTIPKEWNIKDGYIKNSKGERIVDFQKCNLHVVNYSVPVHKTVTLSELKAHLHTLPEYPDRIPYRTSYYKETWGFCLSHAQLLSLADEEYEVCIDSSLETGYLTYGEYYLPGETREEILISCHTCHPSLCNDNLSGISLATLLAKHLGQIQQRRYSYRFLFIPGTIGSVTWLALNEQNVNKIAHGLVVTGVGDAGKYTYKRSRRGDTQIDRAAIHVMQHSGSEYQVIDFFPYGYDERQYCSPGFNLAVGCFMRSSHGQYSEYHTSADNLSFVQPEYLGDSFAKFLSILHLLENNRTYLNQNPKCEPRLGKRGLYRAVGGHAEEQVNELALLWVLNLSDGEYSLLDIAERSQLSFDVIKQAADALAGCELLKAKPEPAMKA
- a CDS encoding NAD-dependent epimerase/dehydratase family protein → MSQSDYDLDYDKEDESIAQIVEVKMSDALAELAGKRVLVTGASGFLGSHLCDRLCQNGAEVHAISRTERTTDNELLYWWQGNVEDVEVVQNLFQKIQPQIVFHLSGLITGVAGLELVLPTFHSLVVSTVNILTVATQRQCDRVVTIGSLEEPEPKQGEIAPISPYSAAKWASVAYSRMFHHLYQTPVVLVRPFMTYGPRQPIHKIIPAVTLSLLQGEAPKLASGRREVDWIYVDDVIDGMLAAARVPGVEGHTFDLGSGNLVSIRSLVEQLTQIINPQIEPLFGALPDRPVEKVRVANIALTSDKLGWQPKMSLEAGLVSTVNWFRQQLKAERT
- a CDS encoding PIG-L deacetylase family protein; the encoded protein is MTSKQRVQEIINRIKVIVGLHLRNLTSYLLFLWIVVGKSKPLTLSQKSAIVFAPHQDDETLGCGGAIALKRQQGIPVKVVFMTDGRYGFLDRKETTEVINFRKKEAIIALNALGVADSEIIFLDQIDGTLANSIGESRQNLVEQIVQLLQQTAPGEVYVPHRKDFHADHEATYDLVRTAIAQSGMQIELLQYPIWIFWQNPLSFQLQGRDLDGAYRLSINSVRDRKHQAIETYQSQIPGLSRGFLQRFFSPYELFFKE
- a CDS encoding glycosyltransferase: MIANFLHRLGYYFNFIVGKIRGRINRIKVASFKPEGIAKGNALISYNLDPFLAKSSEAVCNKHTHHWETVEMVKILLDLGYCVDVITLFNDLFIPKKKYSIVLDSRHNLERLAPLLDRDCIRILYADTAHIIFHNAAECNRLYALQQRRGVTLRNNRFELPNKGVEYADCTIVLGNEFTINTFKYARKPIYRVPISTTELYPFPEEKDFATSSKRFLWFGSNGAVHKGLDLVLEAFAEMPDYHLTICGPVSKELDFEKAFYQELYHTPNIHTYGWIDVSSTDFVKIANSCLGIIYPSCSEGGGGCVITCMHAGLIPIVTYEASVDVKDDYGVILKEASIAEIKKEIQKISSLPPADLKAMARRSWEFVRANHTREKYSQEYRRVITEIIDIFGKTKDLN
- a CDS encoding glycosyltransferase family 4 protein; translated protein: MISDRLPKQDNSVATPARIDCVGMGWFPHAPGGLDRYVYELTHHLAAAGDRVTLYGLGLPILDNSAVELVNLAAPDRPLWQRLWSTRCNFAERQLQQPDAINLNFALYSLPLLQSLPKGVPITFTFHGPWALESAQEGGGQLSVLLKQHLVEKTVYRRCDRFIVLSRAFGEILHQTYQVPWHKINVIPGGVDLQRFQPNLSRQQARTHLNFPSDRLILFAPRRLVHRMGLDKLLQALAQIKPKIPDVWLAIAGKGPLKPVLEQQVAEMELQEHVKFLGFLPDEQLPIAYQAADLCVMPSQSLEGFGLTVLESLACGTPVLCTPIGGMPEILAPFSPELIADTSEATAIARRLAELLTDPSSLPSRDACRQYAATHFDWQKIVLQVRQVLLR